The Drosophila biarmipes strain raj3 chromosome 2L, RU_DBia_V1.1, whole genome shotgun sequence genome has a window encoding:
- the LOC108035018 gene encoding uncharacterized protein LOC108035018 isoform X1, whose product MDRYGRKRSPYRERRRERSPYRERRRERSPLREKPREKTNVLTYKKLRKMPLNLRKKALREARNRHEKIQGKREKRKRNPQDAPTARRLRNDFDRSEHNAMLASTSQELRRILQDFETLSDIPHDITPIELQGEIAVAEGKATTIHVQRDGLSTLTVVLHQREPTIAQLKRAIALISRAQHRRRQRERYEERLRRRGIADDSDDRRQRQPVVVASSTGELVHSAQRNGHDHRAFVSWRFLWRCFGLLNVDTNQPIDDRRSGGRATLKELGIENAANLKFVHRVKYFGRQRQS is encoded by the exons atggatCGCTACGGAAGGAAACGTTCTCCGTACAGGGAGAGGAGGAGGGAACGATCGCCGTACAGGGAAAGAAGAAGAGAGCGCTCACCGCTCAGGGAAAAGCCACGAGAAAAGACCAATGTTCTGACCTACAAGAAACTCCGGAAAATGCCGCTGAATCTGCGGAAGAAAGCGTTACGGGAAGCCCGAAACCGCCATGAGAAGATACAGGGGAAGCGCGAGAAGCGGAAGAGGAATCCCCAGGATGCCCCCACTGCCCGCCGCCTGCGAAACGACTTCGATCGATCCGAGCACAACGCCATGCTGGCCAGCACTTCGCAGGAACTACGACGCATCCTGCAGGACTTCGAGACACTCTCGGACATTCCCCACGACATAACACCCATTGAGCTTCAGGGGGAG ATAGCCGTCGCCGAGGGAAAGGCCACAACGATCCATGTGCAGCGGGATGGACTCAGCACCCTCACCGTGGTG CTCCACCAGCGCGAGCCGACGATCGCACAGCTGAAGAGGGCAATTGCTTTGATCTCGCGCGCCCAGCACAGGCGCAGGCAGCGCGAGCGGTACGAAGAGCGTCTTCGACGTCGGGGAATCGCCGACGACTCCGACGATCGACGGCAGCGACAACCAGTTGTGGTGGCCAGCTCCACCGGCGAGTTAGTTCACTCCGCTCAGCGCAACGGGCATGATCATCGCGCGTTCGTCTCGTGGCGATTTCTATGGCGCTGTTTTGGACTGCTCAACGTGGACACCAATCAGCCCATCGACGACCGACGCTCTGGCGGCAGGGCCACCCTAAAGGAGCTGGGCATTGAGAACGCCGCAAACCTAAAGTTCGTCCATCGCGTCAAGTATTTCGGGCGCCAGCGACAGAGCTAG
- the LOC108035018 gene encoding RNA-binding protein 25 isoform X2, producing the protein MDRYGRKRSPYRERRRERSPYRERRRERSPLREKPREKTNVLTYKKLRKMPLNLRKKALREARNRHEKIQGKREKRKRNPQDAPTARRLRNDFDRSEHNAMLASTSQELRRILQDFETLSDIPHDITPIELQGELHQREPTIAQLKRAIALISRAQHRRRQRERYEERLRRRGIADDSDDRRQRQPVVVASSTGELVHSAQRNGHDHRAFVSWRFLWRCFGLLNVDTNQPIDDRRSGGRATLKELGIENAANLKFVHRVKYFGRQRQS; encoded by the exons atggatCGCTACGGAAGGAAACGTTCTCCGTACAGGGAGAGGAGGAGGGAACGATCGCCGTACAGGGAAAGAAGAAGAGAGCGCTCACCGCTCAGGGAAAAGCCACGAGAAAAGACCAATGTTCTGACCTACAAGAAACTCCGGAAAATGCCGCTGAATCTGCGGAAGAAAGCGTTACGGGAAGCCCGAAACCGCCATGAGAAGATACAGGGGAAGCGCGAGAAGCGGAAGAGGAATCCCCAGGATGCCCCCACTGCCCGCCGCCTGCGAAACGACTTCGATCGATCCGAGCACAACGCCATGCTGGCCAGCACTTCGCAGGAACTACGACGCATCCTGCAGGACTTCGAGACACTCTCGGACATTCCCCACGACATAACACCCATTGAGCTTCAGGGGGAG CTCCACCAGCGCGAGCCGACGATCGCACAGCTGAAGAGGGCAATTGCTTTGATCTCGCGCGCCCAGCACAGGCGCAGGCAGCGCGAGCGGTACGAAGAGCGTCTTCGACGTCGGGGAATCGCCGACGACTCCGACGATCGACGGCAGCGACAACCAGTTGTGGTGGCCAGCTCCACCGGCGAGTTAGTTCACTCCGCTCAGCGCAACGGGCATGATCATCGCGCGTTCGTCTCGTGGCGATTTCTATGGCGCTGTTTTGGACTGCTCAACGTGGACACCAATCAGCCCATCGACGACCGACGCTCTGGCGGCAGGGCCACCCTAAAGGAGCTGGGCATTGAGAACGCCGCAAACCTAAAGTTCGTCCATCGCGTCAAGTATTTCGGGCGCCAGCGACAGAGCTAG
- the LOC108035007 gene encoding carbohydrate sulfotransferase 13, which translates to MDQLVWLSFCISLGLSLLGNFSAGLPFEDGNNNNVKITRRSLELTQTINIQRQEYMQRQCELLGDHAQTLEDLSELQMDHMIVDREHKLLYCYVPKVACTNWKRVLMMLTDKWHNGTDPLQIPGSLAHSVGMFTKLYDLSEAEQQEVLSEEYTRFILVRHPFERLLSAYRNKLEGDSPSAKYFQSRVGRQIVKELRPGASNDSLERGDDVSFGEFIQYLVTPELSRANQSDYNEHWEVIAKLCNPCVMKYNVVGKYDTLLDDSALALYLAGANNLTFPTGHKPSSTRANLRTYFDPLPIGAIRKLYDIYEEDFRLFDYALDEVLGFEFG; encoded by the exons ATGGATCAACTGGTTTGGCTTTCGTTTTGCATTTCACTTGGCCTCTCGCTCCTGGGAAATTTCTCCGCCGGCCTGCCGTTCGAGgatggcaacaacaacaatgtcAAGATCACCCGCCGCAGCTTGGAGCTGACCCAGACCATCAATATCCAGCGGCAGGAGTACATGCAGCGGCAATGCGAACTGCTGGGGGATCACGCACAGACGCTGGAGGACCTCAGCGAGCTGCAGATGGACCACATGATCGTGGACAGGGAGCACAAGCTGCTGTACTGCTATGTGCCCAAG GTTGCCTGCACGAACTGGAAACGGGTGCTGATGATGCTCACGGACAAGTGGCACAACGGAACCGATCCTCTGCAGATTCCGGGCTCCTTGGCCCACTCGGTGGGGATGTTCACTAAGCTGTACGATCTATCCGAGGCGGAACAGCAGGAGGTTCTCAGCGAGGAGTACACGCGGTTTATCCTGGTGCGACATCCCTTCGAGCGCCTGCTGTCCGCCTATAGGAACAAGCTGGAGGGGGATTCCCCCAGTGCCAAGTACTTCCAGTCGCGGGTGGGTCGTCAAATTGTGAAGGAACTGCGGCCGGGTGCCAGTAACGATTCGCTGGAGCGCGGCGACGATGTGAGCTTCGGGGAGTTTATCCAGTATCTGGTTACCCCAGAGCTGAGTCGTGCCAATCAGTCGGACTACAACGAGCACTGGGAGGTTATAGCCAAGCTGTGCAATCCCTGTGTAATGAAATACAACGTAGTGG GCAAATACGACACTCTGCTGGACGACTCCGCGCTGGCTCTCTACCTGGCTGGAGCCAACAATCTGACATTCCCCACTGGCCACAAGCCGTCGAGCACTCGGGCCAATCTGCGCACCTACTTCGATCCCCTGCCCATCGGTGCCATACGCAAGCTGTACGATATCTATGAGGAGGACTTCCGGCTCTTCGATTACGCATTGGATGAGGTCCTCGGCTTCGAGTTCGGCTGA
- the LOC108033759 gene encoding electron transfer flavoprotein regulatory factor 1, with translation MSQLRSKVITLYKHLQYLGREYPGLNGPQKFRKQIHDAFMSHKDEQDPKKIVALLAQGRYLAKEVEALYSLKKYRSVKQRYSYND, from the exons ATGTCACAGCTGCGCTCCAAAGTCATTACCCTCTACAAGCAC TTGCAGTACCTGGGACGCGAATATCCCGGCCTGAATGGGCCGCAGAAGTTCAGGAAGCAGATCCACGATGCCTTCATGAGCCACAAGGATGAGCAGGATCCCAAGAAGATCGTGGCCCTGCTGGCCCAAGGCCGCTACCTGGCCAAGGAGGTGGAGGCCCTGTACTCCCTGAAGAAGTACCGGAGCGTCAAGCAGCGCTATAGCTACAATGACTAA
- the LOC108035157 gene encoding sorting nexin-2 encodes MEAESPELTRDFAEVDINNGAAGSGSEDEEEEVPAPGSVTLDRNESDLFVSALSPSSIGDVHPLQEVLTDDGDYFISIVVSDPQKIGDGMGSYLAYKVTTKTNIPKFKRSEFSTLRRFSDFLGIHDLLVGKYMRLGRIIPPAPSKNIIGSTKVKISPQQGEPGTPMTQEWVEIRRAALERFVHRTAQHPVLRVDLDFMNFLESDQELPRSVNTSALSGAGVIRLFNKVGETVNKITYKMDENDPWFDDKITEVESLDANLQKLHNAMKSLVTSRRELSLLTGLVAKSAAMLSTCEEHTGLSRALSNLADVEEKIELLRSEQANSDFFILAEFIKDYLGLFGAIKCIFHERVKAFQNWQYAQMQLSKRRENRGRFELANRADKLDQAQQEVDEWQGKVQRCQQQFDDISAEIKREMERFELTRVKDFKVNIIKYIEDQMAHQQQIVSYWEAFAPFARDIV; translated from the exons ATGGAGGCGGAAAGCCCGGAACTCACGCGCGACTTCGCCGAGGTGGACATCAACAACGGGGCGGCGGGCTCGGGAtcggaggacgaggaggaggaggtgccaGCGCCGGGCAGCGTAACCCTGGACCGCAACGAAAGTGATCTTTTTGTGTCCGCCCTGAGTCCCAGCAGCATCGGCGATGTCCAC CCGCTGCAGGAGGTGCTCACCGACGATGGCGACTACTTCATCAGCATTGTGGTCTCGGATCCGCAGAAAATAGGCGATGGCATGGGCTCCTATTTGGCCTACAA GGTGACGACCAAGACGAACATTCCGAAATTCAAGCGCAGCGAGTTCAGCACCCTGCGTCGCTTCAGCGATTTCCTGGGCATCCACGATCTGCTGGTGGGCAAGTATATGCGGCTGGGTCGCATCATACCGCCGGCGCCCTCCAAGAACATCATCGGCAGCACCAAGGTCAAGATTAGCCCGCAGCAGGGCGAGCCGGGCACGCCCATGACCCAGGAGTGGGTGGAAATCCGCCGGGCGGCCCTGGAGCGCTTTGTCCACCGCACCGCCCAGCATCCAGTGCTGCGCGTCGACCTGGACTTCATGAACTTCCTGGAGAGCGACCAGGAGTTGCCGCGTTCAGTGAACACCTCGGCTCTCAGCGGAGCCGGCGTGATCCGGCTGTTCAACAAAGTGGGCGAGACGGTGAACAAGATCACCTACAAGATGGATGAGAACGACCCCTGGTTCGACGACAAGATTACCGAGGTCGAGAGCCTGGATGCCAATCTGCAGAAGCTGCACAATGCCATGAAATCGCTGGTCACCTCGCGGCGGGAGCTGTCGCTGCTCACCGGTTTGGTGGCCAAGTCGGCGGCCATGCTGAGCACCTGCGAGGAGCACACCGGACTCTCGAGGGCGCTGTCCAACCTGGCGGACGTGGAGGAAAAGATCGAGCTGCTGCGCTCCGAGCAGGCCAACTCGGACTTCTTCATTCTGGCCGAGTTCATCAAGGACTACTTGGGCCTGTTTGGCGCCATCAAGTGTATTTTCCACGAGCGCGTCAAGGCCTTTCAGAATTGGCAGTACGCGCAAATGCAGTTGTCCAAGCGGCGGGAGAACCGCGGACGCTTCGAGCTGGCCAACAGGGCGGATAAGCTGGATCAGGCCCAGCAGGAAGTGGACGAG TGGCAGGGCAAGGTGCAGCGCTGTCAGCAGCAGTTCGATGACATTTCGGCCGAAATTAAGCGAGAAATGGAGCGATTCGAATTGACCAGAGTTAAAGACTTTAAAGTGAACATTATCAAGTACATAGAAGACCAAATGGCGCATCAGCAACAG ATCGTCAGCTATTGGGAGGCCTTTGCTCCGTTTGCCCGCGACATTGTTTAA
- the LOC108033537 gene encoding lipase 3: protein MLGGVLAILAIVALTGAIEDFDPFVDIPFKRIKTSAERIAEHGYPAESHFAETPDGYVLNLFRIPHSPRLNNAGESPRPVVLIMHGLFSCSDCFLLNGPEDALPYNYADAGYDVWLGNARGNIYSRNNTRLDVKHPYFWRFSWHEIGAIDLPATIDYILDLTGQQALHYVGHSQGCTSFFVMGSYRPEYNAKIKTAHMLAPPVYMGNTTEGLIVGTAPYFGHHGIGSTLLENQVLLPQNAFVQRILDTTCSNRPIMLSYCKTLAMLWGGPEIGNLNKTLLPQIAETHPAGVSSNQAIHYIQSFASNDFRLYDWGSRKNLEYYGQEEPPAYDLTKITAELYLYYGLSDGSANKQDISRLPGQLPNLALLYEVPDPTWGHLDFIFATEVKKVINDMVVDYSKAYDERDAEKE, encoded by the exons ATGCTGGGAGGAGTGCTTGCCATTCTAGCCATTGTGGCTCTAACAGGAGCCATCGAGGATTTTGATCCTTTCGTAGATATACCCTTCAAGAGGATTAAGACTTCG GCGGAGCGCATCGCGGAGCACGGCTATCCGGCCGAATCGCATTTTGCCGAGACCCCGGACGGCTATGTGCTGAATCTGTTCCGCATCCCGCACTCCCCGAGGCTAAACAATGCCGGGGAATCCCCCCGACCGGTGGTGCTCATCATGCACGGACTGTTCAGCTGCTCCGATTGCTTCCTGCTCAATGGGCCGGAGGATGCGCTGCCGTATAACTACGCGGACGCCGGCTACGACGTCTGGCTGGGCAATGCCCGCGGCAACATCTACTCGAGGAACAACACCAGGCTGGACGTGAAGCACCCGTACTTCTGGAGGTTCAGCTGGCACGAGATTGGCGCCATCGATCTGCCCGCCACGATTGACTATATCCTGGACCTCACGGGCCAGCAGGCCCTGCACTATGTGGGCCACTCCCAGGGCTGCACTTCCTTCTTCGTCATGGGCTCCTACAGGCCGGAATACAATGCCAAGATCAAGACGGCTCACATGCTGGCCCCACCCGTCTACATGGGCAATACCACGGAGGGACTCATTGTGGGCACGGCCCCCTACTTTGGTCACCACGGCATTGGCTCCACCCTGTTGGAGAACCAGGTCTTACTGCCCCAGAACGCGTTCGTCCAGAGGATACTGGACACCACCTGCAGCAATCGGCCAATCATGCTCAGCTACTGCAAGACCTTGGCCATGCTCTGGGGAGGTCCCGAGATCGGGAACCTGAATAAG ACCCTTCTCCCCCAGATTGCTGAAACGCATCCCGCGGGAGTCTCCTCAAACCAGGCCATTCACTACATTCAGTCCTTCGCCTCAAACGATTTCCGTTTGTACGACTGGGGAAGCCGCAAGAACCTGGAGTACTACGGGCAGGAGGAACCCCCGGCCTATGATCTTACTAAAATTACCGCCGAACTTTATCTGTACTACGGCCTTTCGGATGGTTCGGCGAACAAACAGGATATCTCCCGACTGCCGGGTCAATTACCCAATTTGGCTCTGCTCTACGAAGTGCCCGATCCCACTTGGGGACATTTGGACTTCATATTTGCCACAGAGGTCAAGAAGGTTATCAACGATATGGTGGTGGATTATAGTAAGGCCTACGATGAAAGGGATGCTGAGAAGGAATAG